From Heptranchias perlo isolate sHepPer1 unplaced genomic scaffold, sHepPer1.hap1 HAP1_SCAFFOLD_54, whole genome shotgun sequence, one genomic window encodes:
- the LOC137315191 gene encoding probable G-protein coupled receptor 139, producing the protein MGHNLRTIDWNVTTMGHNLVTIDWNVTTMGRSFSWEFDYLSANYDRLRLAVRIYLALLIIQKIYYPILAVAGVPVNLVTIVILSRGKCGLSKCVTRYLVAMAAADLVVVVIDLILRQIPIVYFEHFVFLSDIRVCNIHAVLLYAATDCSVWFTVTFTFDRFLAICCQKLKTKYCTEKTAAVVLGTVTVLSCLKNITWYFMLSSGYALGNLPWFCSDDGGLKYSRVGGSIELLHYIVTPGVAFVLILLLNVLIVRHIVVANRARRRLRDHSSEESPSDPEITSRRKSIILLFVISGNFMLLWAMFMLYSIWVRVLDFIRPSAIPPIFLMELGFMLQLLSCCTNTCIYAVTQTKFREQLKNMLKYPFSLIAEIIK; encoded by the exons ATGGGCCATAATCTgaggacaatagattggaatgttacaacaatgggccataatctggttacaatcgattggaatgttacaacaatgggcaggagtttctcctgggagtttgattatctttctgcaaattatgatagactaagattagctgttcggatatatttggcacttctgattattcaaaagatttactatcccatcctcgctgttgcaggtgtccctg ttaacttagtgacgattgtgatcctgtcgcgaggaaagtgcggtctctccaaatgtgtcactcggtacctggtggccatggcagcggcggatctagtgGTCGTTgtcatcgatctgatattgagacagattccgattgtttattTCGAACATTTTGTTTTCCTGTCCGACATccgcgtgtgtaatatccacgccgtcctgctttatgcagcgacagactgttctgtctggttcaccgtcactttcacctttgatcgatttctggccatttgttgccagaaactgaaaactaaatattgcaccgagaaaacggcggctgtggttctgggaacagtgactgtgctgagctgtttgaagaacatcacctggtactttatgttatcGAGTGGGTATGCTCTTGGCAACCTTCCCTGGTTTTGTAGTGATGATGGTGGTTTAAAATATTCCCGGGTGGGGGGATCAATCGAACTCCTGCATTATATTGTAACCCCGGGGgtcgcatttgttctgattctgttgctcaatgttttaatcgtcagacacattgtagtggccaacagagcccgcaggagactccgggaccacagcagtgaagagagtcccagtgacccagaaattacgagtcgaaggaagtccattattttactgttcgtcatctcggggaatttcatgctGTTATGGGCGATGTTTATGTTGTATTCTATATGGGTGCGGGTGTTGGATTTCATACGTCCGTCTGCAATTCCGCCTATCTTTCTAatggaactgggattcatgctccagctcctgagttgctgtacaaacacttgtatttatgctgtgacccagactaaattcagagagcagttgaaaaaTATGCTGAAATATCCCTTTTCTCTAATTGCTGAAATCATTAAATGA